GAAGGAGCGGGGCTTTTTAGATAAGCCAGGAATTAAAGTGAAAGAAAGGAAATGAGTTAAAACAAAAACGTCTTAGGTGATTCAAATTTCTTAAGCTCATATTGCACTTATTTATCAATTTTTTCAAAATGAGATTAATTTGAAATATAAAACTTCCCCAAGGGGCTTGTTATGCAAAGATTTTATAACCTGATGTTTATGATTTTTCTTCTCTATCTCGGATCAGGTGTTGCGAAAGAAGAGCCCTTTATTCCAACCCTTACGGTACAAGGGACCGCCACAGTCAAAAAAGCCCCTGACCTTTTAATACTAAATTTTTCTGTCATTACAGAAGCTGAAAATGCAATTACAGCTCTTCAGGACAATAACAGTAAAATGAGCAAGCTTATTGATTCGCTTAAGAATTTTGGGCTAAAAGAGGATGAGATCGAGACCGGCACCTTTTCAATCACCCCTGTTTATACAAGACCCTCCCCTAAATTTGAGGGCTCTTTTATCCCTAAAATCGGCTCTTATCAAGTGTCGAACACTCTTGCCATTCGAACAAACCAAATTGATTCCGCCGGAACGTTAATTGATATCGCAGCAAAAGCCGGTGTTAATTCAATAGATAGCATGCGCTTTGATATAAAGGATTCACAAACCTTAAAAAGAGAAGCCATTACGGAAGCTGCTCAAAATGCTATTACGGACGCTTTAACTCTTGCTAAAGCTTCAAACATTAAAATAAAAAGAATGCTGACAATCAGCTTGGATAACACAGGACCTGAGTTTCCCATGGCAAAAGCTAGATTTACCTACGCTGCCGTTCCGGAATCTAGTGGAACTCCTATTATCGCAGGTCAAGTGGAAGCAGAAGCTAAAGTTCATGTCTCTTTTGAAATCGAGGATTAATTTAGTTTTGATTTAATTGCCATCAACTTTTATAAGATTTGGCAAATTATTCAACCTTAAATTTAATTTAAAAATAAAAAGAGATTTTCATGAATGGAACATCACCTCCCCCCTTTTCCTCAGCCAATCTATTTTTCAGCTCTTCCGATTTGGACTTAAGTTCTCTTGTGACTAGCTATGGAAACCAGGGTCTTTGCGCTATCTCTTATATTAAAGAACAGCTCGCTGTAAAGTCGCTATCTTTGTCATATTGTAAAAGCACACGCGAATTTACTATTCTTGGAAGCGCTTTTTACAAAAATGAGGATTTAAGCTTTTTGCTTAAAGGCAACTATAGGAAATGGTGTTGGATGCCAAGTCTTTTGCCAAAACTTAATAGCCAAAACTGTAGGTTTAGCTTGGTGCCAATCAGCCCCTCCCTAAGAGTATGCAAGGATGAAATATTTTCTTTTAATGGAATGTTCGAACTTTTTCTTCGAAATATCCCAGCTCAGGAAGAAACCACTTTAGCGGTTGACTGGTTTTTTAAAAAATTCGCCCCTCCGGGTTCTTTTCAAAAGAAAATTGAAGCCCCTGAATTCAATCCCGCTTCCTTTCTTTACCTTTTTGGAATTGCAGGTGTTAATACTCTCGCTATTATGAAACATGAGCTTGAGAAAAAATCCTTGTCTTTAGCTTACAGTCAACCACTTCGAGCCTTTATTATTCAGGGAAGCACTAGATTTGAAAAAGAAGAGATAGAGGCTTTTCTAAAAAAGGATTATTTTCTCTTGGAACCTAAAGTCATTGGGAGAAATCATCAAAGAAATTTTGTGGTATGGTTGTCAAAAATGCCTTATCCCTCACCCCAAAGAACAGCCTGGAGCCATTCCGATCTTTTTTCAGATGAAGATTTAGGGGCCTCTCTTTGGGAAGAGAAAAAGAAAAGCATTCTTGAGAGATTTAAAAATCAAAAACAAAATGAAATTACACAACACCTTAAAAAATTTCCAAAACTCATTGAAATCAGCGCAAGTGTTGCTAAGATCGCTTCAAGTACTATTAGAGCAAAGGTTATAAAAGACTGCTCCAGTCAAATGTTTAAAATAGCAGAATTTATCGATCAAATTTTGCTTCTTAAGCAAATCCTTTCATTACAAGACTATAGAGGTCCAAAAGATAAGAATAAGATTTCTAACGCACTAAGCTGGTTTTTTAAGACTTATGCGCCGCCTGGATATTTTCAAAATAAGCTTGAAGGATCTATAGAATAGAAGACTATTTAAATAAGTTGGAATGGCAGTTTTGGTAAAAAACCTATCTTTAAGATAGGTTTTTTACCAATAATTTAGTTTATTTTTTGGGGTTAAAGTCCCATGATAATATCTCATTATAGGTATTAGAGGCATAAATTTTTCCATCAAAACCATTTAAATTTAGTATTTTAGTTGCCTGCGTACTTTTTAATGATTTAAGTTTTTTTCCTGTATTGATATCCCAAATATGCACCATTTCTTTATCTTCTAAGGATACTCCGATGATTTTTCCGTCAAAAATTCGAATAACGGTAATAGGGAAATTATGACCTTCCATTTTTTGGAGTAATTGGCCGGTTTTAATATCCCAAACACGTATGATGCCATCAAAAGAGCTGCTATAGAGCTTTCCATCTTCTACCTGAAGACTTGTTATCTCTCCCATCGCGTCTTCTAAAACAAACAATTCTTTTCCTGTCTCTGCTTCCCAAATTCTTATTGTTCCATCGCTTGAACTGCTTATGATTTTCCCCTCAACTATCTGCAAATCTGTAATACTTTCTTTATGGCCTTCTAACTTCATGACTTGCTTCCCTGTTGAAGCGTCCCAAACCATTATGGTTTCGCCCCAAGATCCGCTATAAATTCTATCGGAATCAAATTTTATGCTTGATATAGCGCTGTTATGGCCGTCGGCTAAAGATAGAATTTCCTCTCCTGAATTTTTATTCCAAATTCTTAAAGTACCCTCCGAATCCCCGCTTGTAATTTTATCTTTAGTAATAATCATTTCCGTAACTCGATTGGGACTTACTATCTTTAACAGTTGTTCCTTTGATTCCATATCCCAAACTCTTATCGTTCTGTCATCAAAGGAAGTATAAACTCTTTTGCCTTCAAACTTCGTGGATTTTACAAAAAACTCGTTAATGTTGAATTGTTCTGTACTGGGTGGAACGAGATTAAAAATTTCAGCTTTTGGGAGAACCCTGGGAGAGCGCATTCTAAGATCAGCCTTTAGGCTCTTTAAGCAAAATTGAACTTCGTTATTTTTTTCTTTTTCGGAGGCGTAAGAAAGAGCGGTACTTTTAAGCGTTTCAAATAAACGTCCTTTCATTTGAATGGGATCGAAACTTAAATTGTTCCACCATTTTGATGTCCTTGGCCGTTTGAGAAAGGGTTGGCAGATCTAGGTATGAAAAAATTTCGAGTATCAACTCATCGGAAAGAATGCTAATGTCGCCTTGAGCTTCTTGTGCAGCCTCAGCTTGTGCGAGACGTTTTTGTCCACCATAGTCGCCATTAATCATAAAGACCCTTTATTAATTTTTTTGTGTAAATAGATTATTTTTAACAAAGAATCATTAATAATTAATTAAGAATGATAATAAGACAAATTAAGAAGTTAAGATCCCGGAACTATCGTGGTTTAACATAACCGGCATAGGTTTTTCCATTAAATAGCCTGGCAAGCAATGCAAAAAAGTTCCTGGAGATCTTTTTAAAAATCGCATGTTTTCCAAGATGTCTAATGAGGGATTTATGATACAAGAAGTCTTAAATAAGGGCTTGTTTAAAGACTAAAGTCTAAAATCTCAATTTCATTATCATTATGTCCTATGTATATTTCTTCATCCATGACAGTCAGAGAATTTATACCGGACAGTTTTAAACTTTCAAATTGGTTAATCTCTTTGCCCGATTCTGCATCCCAAACTTTAAGGGATAGGCCGGAAGAGGCACTAATAATTTTTCCGTTGAGTATTTGTATGTCAACAACACGTTCTGTATGACCTTTAAGCTTGTAAAGAGAGGTTCCCGGCTCAAAAATATCCCAAACGAAAATCTCGCCTCCATAAGACCCGCTGTATATTTTTTTATCTACTTTTAAAAAGCAAGAGACTCCTTTTTCATGGCCTTGCCATTTCGTAATTTCTTTTCCCGATAAAAAATCTACGACGCTAATCTCCCCAGAATAAGATCCAATCCAAATTGTATCTTCAAAAACTTGAATGCAAGAGATATTCTTAAGTGTGTTCTCAAGTTTTTTGATTTCATTTCCGGTATCGATATCCCAAATTTTAATGCTTCCATCATAGGATCCGCTGTAGACACTATTATCGTAAACTTTTAGGCATGACACAGCTTGCTCATGACCTTCTAATGTTAACAAAACGTTGCCTGAATCTATATCCCAAATATTAATTGTCTTGTCTAAAGAGCCCGTTACGATTTTATTGCCCTTTATTTGAAGGCACGTGATGCAATCTGAATGACGTCCATTGAATTCATTTAGCTTTACTCCTGACTTTTTATCCCAAACGAAAATCGAAGCACCCATCGCTAGGCTATAAATTTTGCTATCGGTTAATTGAAAAAACCAAATCGCGAACGGGCCTTTTTTATCATTTTGCAAGCATAAAATGTTTGCGCTAGGTTTAAACGATTTTGACCGAATTTTTTGATCCAATTCAAGACATTTTAATAAATAAGGCAACTCATCTATTCTGCTTCTCTTATGTAAAGATGCATTCGCCTTTTCATTTTTTTTTAACCACTCATTAAGACAAAGTTCCGCAAACCCCTTCATGGTTTTAAAAAAACATTGCCTTATCAATGAAGAATCAAAGCTTAAACGCTTCCATCTTTTACATGTTAGACGGACTTTGCAAAGTGTTATATAATCCAGAGAAGAAAATAGAAGGTGCAGGAGTTCTTCAGAAAGGCATGAGGTGATAGATTCGGATTCTCCCTCTTCTTCTGAAAGCACATCGTGTATAAAAGTAGGTGAAGCACTCATAACTTTAAAAGACATATCCTATCCTCAATAAAAAAAAAGTAGCATAAACTAAGGGATAGGTTCTTGCCAATTAAAGTCCCAGACTCGAAGGGTTTGATCAAGAGAACCGCTTATGATTGTGCCATTTTCAGCTTTTAAATAGATGATTTGTGAGGTATGTCCCATTAGTTCATTTATCATTAAGCCCGAGGCTTTGCCCCAAATTTTGATGTTATTATCCAAAGAACCGCTAATGATCTTATCGTTAAAAACCGCAAGCGAAGAGATAGATCTTTTATGCCCCACTAGTTTGTGAAGAGGAGATCCTGATTCCCTATCCCAAATGCGAATCGTTTGATCCCTTGAGCCGCTATAGATTGCATCCCGCTCGACTTGGAGGCAAGTAATCATGCTCGTATGGCCTTTTAGCTCTTTAATTAACAACCCCGTTTCAGCATCCCAAACTCTTAAAGTATCATCCAGACAACCGCTGTAGATTTTATTCTCAAAAACTTTTAGACAACTTATAAGGGTGTGCTGATTTATTCGCTTTAGCTCCTTTCCTGTCGCCCTATCCCAAATGCGAATCGTTTGATCCCAAGAAGCGCTGTAAATTTTATCCCCTTCAATTTCAAGTGCGGAGACTTGATAACGATGCCCTTCTAATCTCATAATTTCTTCGCCGGAATCCTCATTGAGAACATAAATGCCGCCGCCTAATGATCCGCAAAAGATGTTTTGATCTAAAGTTTGTATGCAAAGTCCTTCGATAGGAACATTCTCAAACGTATGATGACTTAAAACTTTCAATTGATTATCGCAAATGTATATAGCTTTATCGCTTGATGCAAAATAGATTTTTTGATCTTTGATATTCATAGCATTCATTTTTGCCGGGAATGGGAAAACTTTTCCGCTTGGTAAACACTTCTCTGATCCCATTCTCAAATCAGATATAAGATTTTTTAGAAAAAATGCAGATTCATCAATTCTAGCCCTCTTAGCTTTTGTTAAATCCTCTAAACAGCTCTCTGAATAAACATTAGCGGTATCTTTTAACGTTTTAAAAAAAATACCCCTTAAAAGCAACGCATCGGAAGAGAGGCGTCTCCATCTTCTTGAGACAGGTTTTGCAAGACTGCAAACGGATAAAAAATCTAAATGGCTCAGAATAGTGAGAAGAAGTTCGTCAGGAAGAAAAGCCGTTGGATCCAAGTTTGAGGAAGATGCTGAATCTTGCATTGGAGAACAAAAGAGCTTTTCACTCACACTATTTTCAAACATAAAACTCATCACTTAAGCTTAAGAGTGAAGGATTATAAGTCTAAAAAATAGAAATAACAACTTATTTGAAAATTTTGAAATCAAGCTTGCTAACAAATGAAAGCCACAAAATGCTATAGCATGCTTAGAAAATGCTCTTTTGAAAAAAAAGATCTACTTAATAGAAGTTACTTTAAATTAAAGCCTATTAAAATTTGGATAAGAGAAACGCATTAAAAGAGCTATTTAATTATCCTAGTCTTCGTAAAACGGGCTTCAAGAACTTGTGCCATTCAAGATCATCTTCCTCAAAATATTCTAAATAAATTCCCAAACCCAAAGAATCCCATCGTTATATTCTGCATAAATTTTTCCTCTGTAGATATGAATAGAAACAAAAAATTCAGAGCCCGGCCTACGGCCGTCCAATCTTTTAAGCATCTCCCCTGATTCTGCATCCCAAATCCTTATGGTTTTATCGCGAGAAGCGCTAATGATTTTACCATCAAGAACTTGCAAATAAATAACATTGGACTCATGCCCTTCCAGTTCTTTGATCTGGTTTCCCGATTTTGATTCCCAAATTCTAATTTTGCCGTCGCAACAACCAATATAAATTTTGCCATTCAATATCCGGATGGATGAAATTCCATTTTTTGGCCCCACTAATTTTTTTAATAATTCTCCGGATTCACTATTCCAGATGTGAATTACATGAGTAGAGGTGAAGCTATAGATAATGCCATCTGCAACTTCAAGACATTTAATATAATTAAGGTGTCCTTCCAATTCCTGTAAAACTTTACCCGACTCCATATCCCAAATTAAAATTTTGTTGTCGTAGCCGCCGCTATATGCTTTTCCATTAGCAACCTGCAAACAGGACACACTATTTTTGTGGCCTTCTAACACCTTAACTGCACTTCCCGATTCTTTATCCCAAACACGAATAGTATTATCCCAGGAGCCGCTGTAGATATATTTTAGATCTACTTGTAGGCAGGATACCCTATTATTATGACCTTCAAGTCTCATGATCCTCTTTCCGGAATCCCTATCCCAAACCTGAATGGTGTTATCATGTGCGCTGCTATAAATTAGATCTTCTCTGATTTTCATGCATTCAATAGCCCAAGAACTTGGTTGGAATTCCTCTAAATTAAGAACCGCCCATGTTGGTTGAAACTTTTTAGAACGCATGTAAAGATCGCCTCTTATTTCATAAAAAAAATATTCCGTATCATCTATTTTACTTCTCTTGCTTGTAGATGATCTTGCAAGGGCGTTTCTTTCCAAGCATTCTTGCTCGTGAGTTTTAGCGGAATCTTCCAAGCTTCTAAAAAAGCAGAGTTTTAAAAGAGCCTTATCATAGCTTAATCTTTTCCAACGTCTACATGTAAGGCCTGTTTTTAAGTGAAGTGATAAAAAATCGAGGTAGGATAGAATGTTTAGAACAATTTCATCCGGAAGATTAGCGGTTGCCGTTTCACCACATTCCGATAATTCTCTTAAATCTTCTATTTCGGAAAAAGGTGCAAAATGTCTTTCAGTTTTATTAACAGAACTTAACATAAAAAATTATTCCAATCCTTCTGATTCAAGGAGCATTAAAATCCCAAATTAAAATCTTATTATCGTTAAAACCTGCATAGATCCTTCCTTCTATAATTTGGAGTGAAATAAGAAAGAAAAATTCGACACTTACTTTTAATACTTTTATTTCCTCTCCTGTTTCTTCATCCCAAATTCTTATGGTTCTATCTTTAGAGCCGCTAATAATTTTCCCATTATAAAGATTTAAAAAGCTCACATGATTATTATGCCCATTTAAGAGTGTAAGCCTATTTCCTAAATTTTTATCTAAAACACTTAAAAAACCGTTTTTATAACCGACGATGATTTTATTTGACGTAGCAAGAATACTAGAAGCGCTTACATCAAAATCTTTAAATATTTTAGGCTCTACCTCTGATTCAGAGTCAAAAATTCCTATAGTTCCATCATGAAATCCAACGTACACCTTTTTATCAAAAACTTGCATGCAGGTGATGCTGCAGTTATTTTCAAATTTCTTAAGTTCGATTCCAGACTCTAAATCCCAAACTCGAAGAGTGCCATCGTAGGACCCACTATAAATTTTTTCGCACTCTACTTGAAGGCAGCTCGGAGAACCTGTTTGCTCGATTAGTTGTTTTAGTTCTTTTCCGGACTTTCTATCCCAAATTCTTAAAGTCTCATCAAAAGAACCGCTGATAATTTTTTCATCCGTTGCTTTTATTACGCTCACACCACAAAGATGGCCGCACAATTTTTGCTTTAATTTACCTGAACTAATTTCCCAAATTCGTATGGATTTACCGGCAGATCCAGTTAGTATTTCATCCCCTTCAATACACATGGATATCATACCAAAGACGTCTGCGTCTTCAGAGTGCAATTTTAAAACTTGAGGGCATGGAATGAACTGAGGGGCTTTAAGCCTAAAATCCGCTTTTAGAATCTTTATAAAAAAATCAGTGTCATCGATTTTTGCTCTTTTATTGTGAGTTAGTCTTGAAGCTTCTTTTCTTTTTTGAACTTCTTCTAAATAGCTATGAGCTGAATCATTTAATGCGGTAAAAAAACAATTTTTTATAACATCCCGATCCATACTTAATTCACGCCATCTTCTGCAAACTGATTTTGCGGCCTTGCAAAGCGTTAGAAAGTCAAGATGAATCAAAATAAATTGAAGAAGTTCATCGGGAAGAAGCGCTGTTAGGGTTCCGGTGAATTCTTCTTCCAAAAGAGGTAGAGCGGGAGGCCTGAAGGCTTCGGAAATTTTATTTTCACCCATATGAACTACTTGATTAAAACGAGAAGAATTTGAAAGTGCTCGACCAACATAAATCTATCCTTAATGACCATAGAAAAAGCCAATTTTTTTTTAAAAACATACGATTATAAGCATACTCCGAGATAGCAACAAAGTGTAATTTAGAAATTTATCGAGTTGGGGGGGGGGTTTAAAACCTGGATTCTGACCTTATCTATGGGTCGAAAAGTATCCAAGCTTCCATAAGAAGTGGAAAGGATGGCAATTATCGCCTATCAGATAAAGGCTTAGGAAGAACATTTATCACGGGTTTAAGGATAGCCCGACAGGTATAGCCGGGCTAGAAAGATTTTACGCAAGTGTAATTTCTTTATTTAAATAGACATCCTGAATCGCATTAAACAGTTTAACACCTTCCTTAAATGGCTTTTGGAAGGTTTTTCTGCCGCTGATTATACCGATACCTCCGGCCCTTTTATTAATGACAGCTGTTTTCACAGCATCTTCCAAGTCATTTTTACCGGCTTCTCCGCCGGAATTTATTAGGCCTACTCTTGAGCTGTTAATAACCTGATAGCGGCAATAGTCGATCGGGTTATCGTCAATATCGCAAAGATCCGAATACATTTTCTCAGACCACTTGCCATAACCTTTGTTATGTTGATTCATCGCTTTATAGCCTCCGTTTAGAGTGGGCAGCTTTTGCTTTACGATATCGGCACCAAGGGTCATTCCAAGGTAATTTGCTTGTGCCGTCAAATCAGCGCTTGTATGATAGTCAACCCCATCGAACTTAAAGGCTGGGTTTCTTAAGTAACACCAGAGGATAGTTGCCATGCCAAGATCGTGAGCCTGAGCAAACGCTTGACTGATTTCTTGAATTTGTCGATGGCTTTCAAGAGACCCGAAGTACACGGTGGCACCGACTGCAATAGCGCCCATATCATAGGCTTGTTTTACACTTGCAAAAAGGATTTGATCATAGCTATTAGGATAGGAAAGAAGCTCATTATGATTAATCTTCAATACGTATGGAATCTTATGGGCATACTTTCTTGCCGTTAACCCTAGAACTCCAAGAGTTGAAGCCACGGCGTTGCATCCGCCTTCTATGGCCAGCCTAATGATATTTTCAGGGTCGAAATACTCGGGATTTGGAACAAAAGTGGCTCCTGCCGAATGTTCAACCCCTTGATCCACAGGAAGGATGGAGAGATAGCCGGTTTCCGCAAGTCTTCCATGATTAAATAGGGCTTCAAGACTTCTAAGCACCCGATTAGGCCGATCGCTTTCTTTAAAAATGCGATCCACCCAATCTTTTCCGGGCTTTATAATTCTATCTTTCGGAATCTTTGTACATGTGTAGTCCAAAAGTTCCGATGCCTCATTTCCTAAAATAGAAATGATATCTTCATAGGTAAAGGATGACTTTTTTTCGTTTAATAGAACCATAAAACCTCGAGCTCAAAAATTGCAAAACTGGATTTATTTTTGTTGAAAGCCTTTTTTTTTGCCAGTACGGTTTCTAAGAGCGATTATATTAAATAAATTTATTTATATATAAATTAATTTCTAATCTTGACATTTTGCTTATTTTAAGGTACTCTAGCAGGAATTTCTTTAAACTAAAAAATAAGTTTTTAGCTTAAAAATAAAATTATTTCTTTACACGTCGCAAATTAAAATTTGTTTTCAAAACTTTATAGTGTTTTTTCATGAATATTCAATTAATCATCGCCTTTTTTGCCTATTTTTTTGTTCTCCTTCTCATCGGCCTTGCGAGCCTAAGAAGACAAAAATCGGCTGATGACTACATCATTGGAAATCGCTCTTTAAGTTATTGGATGACTGCATTCTCAGCTCACGCAAGTGATATGAGCGCCTGGCTTTTTATGGCTTTTCCGGCCGCAATTTACACCTTTGGCCTATCTCAACTTTGGATCGCTATCGGTCTATTGATAGGCATGTTCCTAAATTGGCAATTTGTCGCAGAAAAATTAAGAAGAAACACAGAAACTTACGAAAGCAACACTCTTTCGACTTTTCTTGAACGCCGTTTTAATGATAAAAGCGGTGTCATCCGAGTATTAACTGCCTGCATGATTTTATTTTTCCTAACTTGCTATCTGTCCGCCGGCCTTATCGCCATGGGAAGCTTGCTTGAATCTCTTTTTGGTATAAACTACTACCTCTCTCTTGCGATTGCCATGTTTGTTGCAGCCTCTTATACAACTATCGGCGGTTACTACACCATCGCAAGAGTAGATCAGTTTCAAGCGCTCTTTTTACTCTTAATGATTATCTTAGTTCCGGCAACCGCCTATTTCAGCATGCCGAATGCCCTTGAAACTATTGTTTCACAAGCTAAAATTAAAGAAGCTTCCCTTAGCCTTTTTTCTGATTTCTCTTTCCAATCGTTTAGATCCACTCTTTTTTTGATTTTAGGCTGGGGGCTTGGGTACTTCGGACAGCCTCATATCATTACAAAATTTATGGGAATTAAGAGTCCGGATGAGATTAAAAAAGCGAAATATGTGGGAATGACCTGGCAGATTTTAGCTCTTTCAGCCGCAGCTTTTGTAGGTTTTGTGGGCATTGGATTCTTCAGCGAAAATCCTTTAAAAAATGGGGAACTGGTTTTTATCGAGATGGTGAAGACGCTTTTTAACCCGCTTTTCGGCGGTTTCATTTTATGCGGATTAATTGCTGCAAATATTTCAACTATGGATTCTCAAATTTTAGTTTGCGGTTCAGTGATCAGCGAGGATTTTTGGAGATGTCTCTTTAAGAAACACGCTAGCGACAAAGAACTTCTCTTGATTTCAAGAGTTGGGGTATTATTGACCTCCCTTGTTTCTCTTTTAATCGCTTTTTACAAGAGCTCCACCGTGCTTGAAGCGGTTTTATATGCCTGGTCCGGTCTTGGCGCAGCTTTTGGCCCGACGATTATCATGTCTCTCTATGACAAAAAAGCTAATAGAAACGGCGCCATTGCGGGTATTTTTGTCGGCGGTTTTATTGCGGCTTTTTGGGATATTCTTAACCCTCACCTTGCAAGCTACCCGATCCCTGCCATGATTCCCGGATTTTTCTTGGGACTTTTGACAGTTTATAGTGTTTCAAGATTAGCACCGGAAAGAGCCGCTGTTGACACTTTAAGTTTTTAGGGAAGGAAAGAGGATAGCCTGAGTAAGCTACCCCCTCTTGGAACTTAGGCTCGATGCTTTTCAATGTAGTTGATTGCATCGCCAACTGTTTTAAGCTTTTCAGCAGCTTCTTGCGGAATTTCGCATCCGAATCTTTCTTCCAGTGTCATGATAAGTTCTGTCAAATCAAGGGAATCTGCATTCAAATCTTCCACAAATGACTTTTCACGAGTAATTTCTTCTTTATCAACGCCAAGCTGCTCGACAATGATTTCAATCACTTCTTGTTCAGTTGTTGCCATATTACTTTACCTCTTTGTTTGGAAAAAATTTGTATCCGAATTTGATCGGATGAATTATTGAAACCTAAAGGGTCATTCCCCCATCCACTATAAACACTTGGCCTGTTATGTAATTTGAAAGATCAGAGGCCAAGAAAAGAACCATATTCGCAATGTCTTCAGGCTTTCCCATTCGATTTAAAGGAATATCGTCCATAACACTTTTCCTTTTCTCTTCAGGCAAGCTTTGGGTCATCTCCGTTTCAATATAACCCGGAGCGACGCAATTCGCCATGATATTTCGGGAAGCCAATTCCTTAGCTAGAGATTTAGTAAAGCCTATCATGGCAGCTTTTGAAGCAGCATAATTAGTTTGTCCGGGATTTCCGCTAACTCCAACTACAGAGCTAATATTTATAATTTTCCCATACCTTGACTTCATCATGGAACGAATAAGCGCTTGGCAAAGATTGTAGCAGGACTTCATATTTATATCCATGACGAGGTCCCAATCTTCTTCAGGCATCCTAAGCAAGAGCTGATCTTTTGTAATGCCGGCATTATTAACTAATATTTCAATTGAGCCTGCCAACTCAAACGCTTTTTTAACCGCTTCCTCAACTTCCGCTTTCTTTGAGACATCGACTTGAAAAAAATAAGCTTTAGCACCTAATTTCGAAGCCTCTTCAAATTCTTTTTTGGCGTGCTCGCCCTTCTCCTTATTGGTTCCAAAGAAGATAACATTGGCACCCTGATCAATAAATGCTCTTGAAATGGCTTTGCCGATCCCGGACCCACCTCCTGTCACAAGCGCTGTCTTTCCTTTTAAATTCCACATACTGATGATCCAAAAAAATTATTGATATTCGGCAAGAAGTTCCAAATCAGATAGTCTCTCTATGGAAAGCGTGGGGCTTAAAACTCCAATTCGTTTATTGAATCCGGCTAAAGTTTTGCCGGGTCCAATTTCAACAAAAAGATCTACCTGATTATCCCTCATGGTCTCAATAGACTGTTCCCAAAGCACAGAGGAGGTCACCTGTTTTATAAGGTTTGATTTAATCTCTTCAGGGCTCTTTGCGATAGCGCCTGTCACATTCATGACAAGTTCGCTTAACC
Above is a genomic segment from Criblamydia sequanensis CRIB-18 containing:
- the acpP gene encoding acyl carrier protein, which encodes MATTEQEVIEIIVEQLGVDKEEITREKSFVEDLNADSLDLTELIMTLEERFGCEIPQEAAEKLKTVGDAINYIEKHRA
- a CDS encoding F-box/WD repeat-containing protein produces the protein MGENKISEAFRPPALPLLEEEFTGTLTALLPDELLQFILIHLDFLTLCKAAKSVCRRWRELSMDRDVIKNCFFTALNDSAHSYLEEVQKRKEASRLTHNKRAKIDDTDFFIKILKADFRLKAPQFIPCPQVLKLHSEDADVFGMISMCIEGDEILTGSAGKSIRIWEISSGKLKQKLCGHLCGVSVIKATDEKIISGSFDETLRIWDRKSGKELKQLIEQTGSPSCLQVECEKIYSGSYDGTLRVWDLESGIELKKFENNCSITCMQVFDKKVYVGFHDGTIGIFDSESEVEPKIFKDFDVSASSILATSNKIIVGYKNGFLSVLDKNLGNRLTLLNGHNNHVSFLNLYNGKIISGSKDRTIRIWDEETGEEIKVLKVSVEFFFLISLQIIEGRIYAGFNDNKILIWDFNAP
- a CDS encoding class I fructose-bisphosphate aldolase, whose amino-acid sequence is MVLLNEKKSSFTYEDIISILGNEASELLDYTCTKIPKDRIIKPGKDWVDRIFKESDRPNRVLRSLEALFNHGRLAETGYLSILPVDQGVEHSAGATFVPNPEYFDPENIIRLAIEGGCNAVASTLGVLGLTARKYAHKIPYVLKINHNELLSYPNSYDQILFASVKQAYDMGAIAVGATVYFGSLESHRQIQEISQAFAQAHDLGMATILWCYLRNPAFKFDGVDYHTSADLTAQANYLGMTLGADIVKQKLPTLNGGYKAMNQHNKGYGKWSEKMYSDLCDIDDNPIDYCRYQVINSSRVGLINSGGEAGKNDLEDAVKTAVINKRAGGIGIISGRKTFQKPFKEGVKLFNAIQDVYLNKEITLA
- the fabG gene encoding 3-oxoacyl-[acyl-carrier-protein] reductase produces the protein MWNLKGKTALVTGGGSGIGKAISRAFIDQGANVIFFGTNKEKGEHAKKEFEEASKLGAKAYFFQVDVSKKAEVEEAVKKAFELAGSIEILVNNAGITKDQLLLRMPEEDWDLVMDINMKSCYNLCQALIRSMMKSRYGKIINISSVVGVSGNPGQTNYAASKAAMIGFTKSLAKELASRNIMANCVAPGYIETEMTQSLPEEKRKSVMDDIPLNRMGKPEDIANMVLFLASDLSNYITGQVFIVDGGMTL
- a CDS encoding sodium/proline symporter codes for the protein MNIQLIIAFFAYFFVLLLIGLASLRRQKSADDYIIGNRSLSYWMTAFSAHASDMSAWLFMAFPAAIYTFGLSQLWIAIGLLIGMFLNWQFVAEKLRRNTETYESNTLSTFLERRFNDKSGVIRVLTACMILFFLTCYLSAGLIAMGSLLESLFGINYYLSLAIAMFVAASYTTIGGYYTIARVDQFQALFLLLMIILVPATAYFSMPNALETIVSQAKIKEASLSLFSDFSFQSFRSTLFLILGWGLGYFGQPHIITKFMGIKSPDEIKKAKYVGMTWQILALSAAAFVGFVGIGFFSENPLKNGELVFIEMVKTLFNPLFGGFILCGLIAANISTMDSQILVCGSVISEDFWRCLFKKHASDKELLLISRVGVLLTSLVSLLIAFYKSSTVLEAVLYAWSGLGAAFGPTIIMSLYDKKANRNGAIAGIFVGGFIAAFWDILNPHLASYPIPAMIPGFFLGLLTVYSVSRLAPERAAVDTLSF